A window of Pomacea canaliculata isolate SZHN2017 linkage group LG3, ASM307304v1, whole genome shotgun sequence contains these coding sequences:
- the LOC112558732 gene encoding ubiquitin-conjugating enzyme E2 A isoform X1, translated as MTTPARRRLMRDFKRLQEDPPAGVSGAPSDNNIMLWNAVIFGPHDTPFEDGTFKLTIEFTEEYPNKPPSVRFISKMFHPNVYADGSICLDILQNRWSPTYDVSAILTSIQSLLHDPNPNSPANNEAAQLYRENRREYEKKVAAIVQESWNDDDDDDEEVDEEEEGKSSTS; from the exons ATGACCACACCAGCTCGTCGACGTCTGATGAGGGATTTTAAAag GCTGCAGGAGGATCCTCCAGCAGGTGTTAGTGGTGCTCCTTCAGACAATAACATCATGCTATGGAATGCTGTTATATTTGG GCCTCACGATACACCATTTGAGGATGGTACCTTCAAACTCACAATAGAGTTCACAGAAGAATATCCTAACAAGCCTCCCTCAGTCCGGTTTATTTCCAAGATGTTTCATCCAAATG TGTATGCAGATGGTAGTATATGTCTAGATATCCTTCAGAATAGATGGAGTCCTACTTATGATGTGTCTGCAATTCTTACTTCTATCCAG TCGTTGCTACATGACCCCAACCCAAATAGCCCTGCAAACAATGAGGCTGCACAATTGTACCGGGAAAATCGGCGAGAGTATGAGAAAAAAGTGGCAGCCATAGTGCAGGAGAGctggaatgatgatgatgatgacgatgaggaggtggatgaggaggaggaaggaaaaTCATCTACATCTTAG
- the LOC112558732 gene encoding ubiquitin-conjugating enzyme E2 A isoform X2: MTTPARRRLMRDFKRLQEDPPAGVSGAPSDNNIMLWNAVIFGPHDTPFEDGTFKLTIEFTEEYPNKPPSVRFISKMFHPNVYADGSICLDILQNRWSPTYDVSAILTSIQSLLDEPNPNSPANNLAAKLYQENRREYEKKVKVVVEESWIYTGEMPADG; the protein is encoded by the exons ATGACCACACCAGCTCGTCGACGTCTGATGAGGGATTTTAAAag GCTGCAGGAGGATCCTCCAGCAGGTGTTAGTGGTGCTCCTTCAGACAATAACATCATGCTATGGAATGCTGTTATATTTGG GCCTCACGATACACCATTTGAGGATGGTACCTTCAAACTCACAATAGAGTTCACAGAAGAATATCCTAACAAGCCTCCCTCAGTCCGGTTTATTTCCAAGATGTTTCATCCAAATG TGTATGCAGATGGTAGTATATGTCTAGATATCCTTCAGAATAGATGGAGTCCTACTTATGATGTGTCTGCAATTCTTACTTCTATCCAG TCTCTCTTAGATGAACCCAACCCCAACAGCCCAGCAAATAATCTTGCAGCGAAGCTCTATCAGGAGAATCGAAGGGAGtatgaaaagaaagttaaagTTGTGGTGGAAGAAAGTTGGATATACACAGGTGAAATGCCGGCAGATGGTTGA